A portion of the Carettochelys insculpta isolate YL-2023 chromosome 26, ASM3395843v1, whole genome shotgun sequence genome contains these proteins:
- the RPS10 gene encoding small ribosomal subunit protein eS10 — protein MLMPKKNRIAIYELLFKEGVMVAKKDVHMPKHPELADKNVPNLHVMKAMQSLKSRGYVKEQFAWRHFYWYLTNEGIQYLRDYLHLPPEIVPATLRRSRPETGRPRPKGLEGERPARLTRGEADRDTYRRSTAPPGADKKAEAGAGAATEFQFRGGFGRGRGQPPQ, from the exons ATGTTGATGCCCAAGAAGAATCGGATTGCCATCTACGAACTCCTTTTTAAGGAGGGAGTGATGGTGGCAAAGAAAGATGTTCACATGCCTAAACACCCAGAGCTGGCAGACAAGAATGTACCCAACCTCCATGTCATGAAAGCCATGCAG TCCCTGAAATCCCGTGGCTATGTGAAAGAGCAGTTTGCTTGGAGACACTTTTACTGGTATCTGACCAATGAGGGTATCCAATATTTGCGTGATTATCTTCATCTACCCCCTGAGATTGTGCCTGCTACGCTGCGTCGTAGCCGCCCTGAGACTGGCAGGCCACGGCCCAAAG GTCTGGAAGGTGAGCGTCCTGCTCGTCTTACTCGGGGAGAGGCTGACAGAGATACCTACAGACGCAGTACTGCTCCAC CTGGTGCTGACAAAAAGGCtgaggctggtgctggagcagctaCGGAATTCCAGTTC AGAGGGGGATTCGGTCGTGGACGTGGTCAGCCTCCTCAGTAG